The Xenopus tropicalis strain Nigerian chromosome 7, UCB_Xtro_10.0, whole genome shotgun sequence genome includes a region encoding these proteins:
- the LOC100487106 gene encoding interferon-induced protein with tetratricopeptide repeats 5-like: protein MNRNDVVENSLQNHLLKLECHFTWTFFKEEFDIDNIEERLHDQIAFLPSTHRHRLHNLLAYTSYLKGDNQEAIRQLQKAEELLQGTQTAHLDIKRAVTYSNYAWLYYHSNQFSKAQSYIERVEAICKKFESSPEHDILLTERYGEQAWALLTLYGKYCERAKECFEKALVLDPDNPELNSGYAIVMYRLESQDLILYETSKYKSIEFLKRAVTLNENDTVIKALLSLRYQSLGQAEEGGKIMEEALRQTPDSPYLLRYAAKFYRNEGKIDVAITILKKALNQTPASGSLHHQIGICYREKMKSLMKSARNAYTRNTEEAIFHFEKAVEHKQFFVEAYIDLARMYGRANQFDKAEDTFQKVLSLRNLTWEDKQEIHFGYALFQQQAARSESEAIRHYKEVIRIPNKTKFRAFSNNNLKQLAEQNIKKTPSDPTGFRLLGFIHQLDAIDYYEKSVELDPDNKDILSALSCMKCSLSKA from the coding sequence TGACGTAGTAGAAAATTCGTTACAGAACCATCTGCTTAAACTGGAATGCCATTTCACATGGACTTTTTTCAAAGAAGAGTTTGATATTGACAATATAGAAGAAAGGCTTCATGATCAAATAGCATTTTTACCTTCTACACACAGACATAGGCTTCATAATTTATTGGCCTATACAAGTTATTTGAAAGGAGACAACCAAGAAGCAATCAGACAGCTTCAGAAAGCAGAAGAGCTCCTGCAAGGAACACAGACTGCTCATCTGGATATCAAAAGAGCCGTGACCTACAGTAATTATGCCTGGCTGTACTACCATTCCAACCAGTTCAGCAAAGCTCAGTCTTACATAGAAAGGGTGGAAGCCATTTGCAAGAAATTTGAGTCTTCTCCAGAACATGATATTCTTCTCACTGAGAGATATGGAGAACAGGCCTGGGCTTTGTTAACATTATATGGGAAGTACTGTGAAAGAGCTAAAGAGTGTTTTGAGAAAGCGCTAGTGCTAGATCCTGACAATCCTGAGCTCAACTCAGGATATGCCATAGTGATGTATCGCTTAGAAAGTCAAGATTTAATACTTTATGAGACGAGTAAATATAAATCTATAGAGTTTTTGAAACGTGCTGTGacattaaatgaaaatgataCTGTGATTAAGGCTCTTCTTTCCCTGAGATATCAAAGTTTGGGTCAAGCTGAGGAGGGAGGAAAGATTATGGAGGAGGCTCTCAGACAAACTCCAGACTCCCCATATTTACTTCGATATGCTGCCAAATTTTACAGAAATGAAGGAAAGATTGATGTTGCTATTACCATTCTGAAAAAAGCTCTAAACCAAACTCCCGCTTCAGGTTCTCTTCACCACCAGATTGGgatttgttacagagaaaagatGAAATCGTTAATGAAATCTGCCAGGAATGCCTATACACGGAACACAGAGGAGgcaatttttcattttgaaaaagcTGTTGAACATAAACAATTTTTTGTTGAGGCATATATTGATTTGGCCAGGATGTATGGCAGAGCAAATCAATTTGATAAAGCAGAAGATACTTTTCAAAAAGTGCTAAGTCTGAGAAATCTAACCTGGGAAGACAAACAAGAGATTCACTTTGGTTATGCGCTTTTTCAGCAACAAGCAGCTAGATCTGAATCTGAAGCCATAAGGCATTACAAGGAAGTAATAAGGATACCGAATAAAACAAAGTTTAGAGCTTTttctaataataatttaaaacagtTGGctgaacaaaacataaaaaaaaccccatcagaTCCAACTGGATTTAGACTATTAGGGTTCATTCACCAGCTGGATGCAATTGATTACTATGAGAAATCAGTGGAACTTGATCCAGACAATAAGGACATTTTAAGTGCACTGAGTTGCATGAAATGCAGTTTGAGTAAAGCCTGA